The following proteins come from a genomic window of Nitrospirota bacterium:
- a CDS encoding cytochrome c3 family protein yields MKLAAAVALGMALMLVTGSAFAVPAGKTLEWNSTAGKVVFDGKSHAEKGIKCAECHTGVFPMKKGGTTMTMESLNKGTFCGACHNGTKAFGTNDPASCAKCHKK; encoded by the coding sequence ATGAAACTGGCAGCAGCAGTGGCTCTGGGTATGGCATTGATGCTCGTGACCGGGAGCGCCTTCGCGGTCCCTGCAGGGAAGACCCTCGAATGGAACAGCACGGCGGGCAAAGTAGTCTTCGACGGGAAGTCGCATGCCGAGAAAGGGATCAAATGCGCAGAATGCCACACCGGCGTCTTCCCGATGAAAAAGGGAGGGACGACGATGACCATGGAATCCCTCAACAAAGGCACGTTCTGCGGCGCCTGCCATAATGGGACAAAGGCGTTCGGAACGAACGATCCGGCCTCCTGCGCCAAATGCCATAAGAAGTAA
- a CDS encoding Maf family protein: MQKRKIVLASASPRRRELLRLIGLSFTVDPSDYEEDMSIGKAPHALARYLSAEKARAIAGKYDDSLVIAADTFIVFRGKLLGKPHTPGEARKMLALLSGKRHSVITGFTILDTGAERRLSRSVETKVWFRRLAAAEIDAYVDTKEPLDKAGAYAIQGLGSVLVRKIEGDYFNVIGLPVSALAEGLKKFGITIL; this comes from the coding sequence ATGCAGAAGAGAAAGATAGTCCTTGCATCGGCATCGCCGAGGAGACGGGAGCTCCTGAGGCTCATCGGCCTCTCTTTTACCGTGGACCCGAGCGACTATGAGGAGGATATGAGCATCGGGAAGGCTCCTCATGCCCTTGCGCGCTACCTCTCGGCGGAGAAGGCGAGGGCGATAGCTGGAAAGTACGATGATTCGCTTGTTATCGCAGCCGACACCTTCATTGTCTTCAGGGGGAAGCTGCTCGGCAAACCCCATACTCCCGGGGAGGCCCGGAAGATGCTCGCTCTGCTCAGCGGCAAGAGGCATTCGGTCATCACCGGGTTCACCATTCTGGATACCGGAGCGGAGCGCCGGCTCTCCCGCTCTGTCGAGACGAAGGTCTGGTTCAGGAGGCTTGCCGCAGCAGAGATCGATGCCTACGTCGATACAAAGGAGCCCCTGGACAAAGCAGGGGCTTATGCGATTCAAGGCCTGGGATCGGTGCTCGTCAGGAAGATCGAAGGGGACTACTTCAATGTAATCGGCCTGCCCGTGAGCGCCCTCGCCGAAGGACTGAAGAAATTCGGCATTACCATCCTCTAA
- a CDS encoding NAD(P)/FAD-dependent oxidoreductase: protein MMRADVIIIGAGAAGLMAAMTAGKRGRSVLVLDHAGKAGRKIRIAGGGRCNFTNINAGAGHYISANPHFCKSALAQFSPSDFIAVIEQHRIPYEERKEGQLFCVRSSADIIRMLEQECRDAGAVIHLGCTLHGVERRDAFAVTTSKGIFRSSSVIVATGGLSYPNIGASGLGHAIARRFGLAVTELHPALVPLVFSRKDQRIFGELAGISFPAAVSCKERTFRENILFTHKGLSGPAILQISSYWNRGDLLSIDLLPDVDTRAVLTARRQSRAILATLLSSSLPRRFAHTWCSLHGWERPMAAYSAKELDAIAQRLHAWELYPAGTEGYATAEVTRGGVDTDELSSKTMEARKVPGLYFAGEVVDVTGQLGGYNLQWAWSSGYAAGRSA from the coding sequence ATGATGAGAGCCGATGTCATAATCATAGGCGCCGGAGCTGCAGGGCTCATGGCCGCCATGACTGCCGGGAAACGGGGGAGATCGGTGCTCGTCCTGGACCATGCGGGAAAGGCGGGCAGGAAGATCCGCATTGCCGGAGGAGGGCGCTGCAACTTCACCAATATCAATGCCGGGGCCGGGCACTACATTTCGGCGAACCCGCACTTCTGCAAGTCCGCCCTCGCCCAGTTCAGTCCTTCCGATTTCATCGCGGTGATCGAGCAGCACCGCATCCCCTACGAGGAGAGGAAGGAGGGGCAGCTCTTCTGCGTGCGGAGCTCCGCCGATATCATACGAATGCTCGAACAGGAGTGCCGCGATGCAGGAGCAGTTATCCATCTCGGCTGCACGCTGCACGGGGTCGAACGACGGGATGCCTTTGCCGTCACCACGAGCAAGGGGATTTTTCGATCCTCCTCAGTGATTGTCGCCACGGGCGGCCTCTCCTATCCGAATATCGGCGCTTCGGGGCTGGGGCATGCGATTGCGCGGCGTTTCGGACTTGCCGTGACGGAGCTGCACCCCGCGCTCGTGCCCCTCGTCTTCAGCCGGAAGGACCAGAGGATATTCGGCGAGCTGGCCGGCATTTCGTTTCCTGCAGCGGTGAGCTGCAAGGAACGGACATTCCGCGAGAATATACTCTTCACCCATAAGGGGCTGAGCGGCCCCGCCATACTCCAGATATCGTCGTACTGGAACAGAGGAGACCTGCTCTCGATCGATCTGCTCCCCGATGTGGACACCCGCGCGGTGCTCACGGCGCGCCGGCAGAGCAGGGCGATTCTCGCTACGCTGCTTTCGAGCTCTCTTCCCCGGCGCTTTGCCCATACCTGGTGCAGCCTCCACGGCTGGGAGAGACCGATGGCTGCGTACTCCGCCAAGGAGCTCGATGCCATCGCGCAGCGGCTCCATGCCTGGGAGCTGTATCCGGCAGGGACCGAAGGCTACGCTACGGCTGAAGTGACGCGCGGCGGTGTCGATACCGATGAGCTCTCTTCGAAGACGATGGAGGCGCGGAAGGTACCGGGGCTCTACTTTGCCGGGGAAGTGGTCGATGTTACGGGGCAGCTCGGAGGATACAACCTCCAATGGGCGTGGTCGTCGGGATACGCTGCGGGCCGTTCTGCGTAG